One Chlamydia sp. DNA window includes the following coding sequences:
- a CDS encoding iron chelate uptake ABC transporter family permease subunit, whose protein sequence is MLSCLFEDTIFLSSFLAVSLICMTTALWGTILLVERRPLLSESLSHACYPGLLIGALLSYKIPVFSDSLWVIIFFGCLASVLGCLCIAFLEKKLSMHKDSALCFILVSFFGIGVILVSYVKDCCPLLYNKINAYLYGQAATLGYAEAKIAFVIFCLSALLLWWWYRQISVAIFDKEFAYSCGLRTRTSEMVVLVFLSLVIVSGVRAVGILLISAMFVAPPLSARQLSDRLSSILIVSSIFGGICGALGCYFSVAFTCQTTVENKISTITLPTGPLVVFFAGVLVFLCLIFSWKTGWVTRYIRRQWFLFLRDEEHLLKIFWYLQEQNIFRVSMRDFVRSRKYQEYFGVKAFPRFRIFLLCKKGLVSCSEHRWSLTDQGLAKAAKLVRAHRLWESYLVSELDFNKNKVHNFAEEMEHVLTDELDSTLSQMLQDPDYDPHQREIPKRKGE, encoded by the coding sequence ATGCTTAGTTGTCTATTTGAAGATACAATTTTTCTATCAAGTTTTTTGGCTGTTTCATTAATTTGCATGACGACAGCCTTGTGGGGGACAATTCTTTTAGTAGAAAGACGACCTTTGTTGAGTGAAAGTCTTTCCCATGCTTGTTATCCTGGTCTTTTGATAGGAGCTCTTCTTTCTTACAAAATACCTGTGTTTTCTGACTCTTTGTGGGTAATTATTTTTTTCGGTTGTTTGGCTTCTGTTTTGGGTTGTTTATGCATAGCGTTTTTAGAGAAAAAACTTTCCATGCATAAAGATTCTGCTTTATGTTTTATTCTAGTCTCCTTTTTTGGCATAGGAGTTATTCTTGTCAGCTATGTTAAAGATTGTTGTCCTCTTTTGTACAATAAGATCAATGCTTATTTGTATGGACAGGCTGCAACTTTAGGGTATGCTGAAGCTAAGATTGCTTTTGTAATTTTTTGTTTGTCTGCGCTTCTTTTGTGGTGGTGGTATCGACAGATCTCTGTGGCAATTTTTGATAAAGAATTTGCTTATTCTTGTGGATTAAGAACGCGTACATCAGAAATGGTGGTCCTTGTTTTTCTTTCGCTTGTCATAGTAAGTGGTGTCCGTGCTGTTGGTATTTTACTCATTTCTGCAATGTTTGTTGCTCCTCCTTTATCTGCTAGACAACTTTCTGATCGATTAAGCTCAATACTTATTGTGTCTAGCATTTTTGGAGGGATTTGTGGAGCTTTGGGATGTTATTTTTCTGTAGCGTTTACATGTCAAACTACTGTGGAAAATAAAATTTCTACAATTACCCTTCCAACAGGGCCTTTAGTTGTTTTTTTCGCTGGGGTGCTAGTTTTCTTATGTTTGATTTTTTCTTGGAAGACTGGTTGGGTTACGCGATATATTCGAAGACAATGGTTCCTATTTTTAAGAGATGAAGAGCATCTATTGAAAATTTTTTGGTATTTGCAAGAGCAGAACATCTTTCGCGTGAGCATGCGAGACTTTGTTCGTTCTAGAAAGTATCAGGAATATTTTGGGGTAAAAGCATTCCCTAGATTCAGAATATTTTTGCTGTGTAAAAAGGGTTTAGTATCTTGTTCAGAACATCGCTGGTCTTTGACGGATCAAGGATTAGCAAAGGCAGCTAAGTTAGTGCGAGCTCATAGACTGTGGGAGTCGTATCTCGTTAGTGAATTAGATTTTAATAAAAATAAGGTACACAATTTTG
- a CDS encoding metal ABC transporter ATP-binding protein, whose translation MNKDNTIAWSVEDLCVNYDHADVLCHVAFSLPVGSKAAIIGPNGAGKSTLLKASLGLIRASSGQSLFFGQKFSKVHQRIAYMPQRASVDWDFPMTVLDLVLMGCYGYKGMWNRISADDRRQAMNILEQVGLESFANRQIGKLSGGQQQRAFLARSLMQKADLYLMDELFSAIDMASYQMVVDILQELKKEGKTIVVIHHDLSNVRKLFDHVILLNKHLICSGSVEECLTKEAIFQAYGCELELLDYTLKLSRGRYQGSY comes from the coding sequence TTGAATAAAGATAATACCATTGCATGGTCTGTAGAAGATCTTTGTGTCAATTATGATCACGCGGACGTCTTGTGTCATGTTGCTTTTTCTTTGCCAGTAGGATCAAAGGCGGCTATCATTGGACCCAATGGAGCGGGGAAAAGTACATTACTCAAGGCCTCTTTGGGACTTATTCGTGCTTCTTCTGGTCAAAGTTTATTTTTTGGTCAAAAATTCTCGAAGGTGCATCAAAGAATAGCATATATGCCTCAACGAGCGAGCGTGGATTGGGATTTTCCAATGACTGTCTTGGATCTCGTGTTGATGGGGTGTTATGGCTATAAAGGAATGTGGAATCGTATTTCCGCGGATGATCGTCGACAAGCAATGAATATTTTAGAGCAGGTTGGCTTAGAGTCTTTTGCGAATCGTCAGATTGGAAAACTTTCAGGAGGGCAACAACAAAGAGCATTTTTAGCCCGTTCATTAATGCAAAAAGCAGATCTATATCTTATGGATGAGCTTTTTTCTGCTATTGATATGGCTTCTTACCAAATGGTTGTGGATATTCTACAAGAATTAAAGAAGGAGGGGAAGACTATCGTAGTGATCCATCATGATTTAAGTAATGTTCGTAAGCTCTTTGATCATGTTATTTTGCTGAACAAGCATCTTATCTGTTCTGGGAGTGTAGAGGAATGCTTGACTAAAGAGGCCATTTTTCAGGCTTATGGGTGTGAACTTGAGCTCTTGGATTACACTCTCAAATTGTCTAGAGGAAGGTATCAAGGATCGTATTAG
- a CDS encoding zinc ABC transporter substrate-binding protein has translation MSFFRFRKYKLVIRGFLCFVSCCLLNSCSSNKEDKPIDEKIYVLSMNRMIYDCVSRITGDRVRNIVLIDGAIDPHSYEMVKGDEDRMALSQLIFCNGLGLEHSASLRKHLEGNPKVVDLGSRLLNNKSFELLSENGFPDPHIWTDMQVWSAAVKEMAAALVQKFPQYAEEFQSNADRILSEMKELDHWAVRSLGTIPEKNRYLVTGHNAFSYFTRRYLSSSEERESGDWKKRCISPEGLSPEAQISIRDIMRVVEYICVNDVGVVFLEDTLNQDALRKIVCCSKSGQKIRLAKSPLYSDNVCNNYFDTFQHNVRTITEELGGTVLE, from the coding sequence ATGTCTTTTTTCCGTTTTAGAAAATATAAGCTGGTTATTAGAGGATTTTTATGTTTTGTGAGTTGTTGTTTACTGAATAGCTGCTCCTCTAATAAGGAAGATAAGCCAATTGATGAAAAAATCTACGTTTTGTCTATGAATCGTATGATTTATGATTGTGTCTCTCGTATAACAGGGGATCGAGTTAGAAATATTGTATTAATTGATGGCGCGATAGATCCTCATTCATATGAAATGGTTAAAGGAGATGAAGATCGAATGGCTCTGAGTCAGCTTATCTTTTGTAATGGTTTAGGGTTAGAGCATTCAGCAAGTTTACGCAAACATTTGGAAGGGAATCCTAAAGTGGTAGATTTAGGGTCTCGTTTACTTAATAACAAAAGTTTTGAACTTTTGAGTGAAAATGGATTCCCCGATCCACATATCTGGACAGATATGCAAGTATGGAGTGCCGCTGTAAAAGAGATGGCGGCAGCTCTTGTTCAAAAATTTCCTCAATATGCGGAAGAATTTCAGAGTAATGCGGATCGTATTTTGTCGGAAATGAAAGAGTTAGATCACTGGGCAGTGCGTTCTCTTGGGACTATTCCTGAGAAGAATCGTTACTTAGTAACTGGACACAACGCGTTTAGTTATTTTACTCGTCGATACCTGTCTTCTAGTGAAGAGCGTGAGTCTGGAGACTGGAAGAAGCGTTGCATATCTCCTGAGGGGCTTTCTCCTGAAGCCCAAATTAGTATTCGGGATATTATGCGAGTAGTGGAGTATATTTGTGTGAATGATGTGGGAGTCGTTTTTTTAGAGGATACGTTAAATCAGGATGCTTTACGAAAAATTGTTTGTTGTTCAAAGAGCGGGCAGAAGATTCGTTTAGCGAAGTCTCCTCTGTATAGTGACAACGTTTGCAATAATTATTTTGATACTTTTCAGCACAATGTTCGCACTATCACAGAGGAATTAGGAGGAACTGTTCTTGAATAA
- the npt1 gene encoding NTP/NDP exchange transporter Npt1, whose product MTQTAEKPFGKLRSFIWPIHMHELKKVLPMFLMFFCISFNYTILRDTKDTLIVTAPGSGAEAIPFIKLWLVVPSAVVFMLIYAKLSNILSKQALFFAVLSPFVVFFALFPVLIYPYRHILHPTAFADTLQSILPSGFMGFIAMLRNWTFAAFYVLSELWGSVMLSLMFWGFANEITKISEAKRFYALFGVGANVALLISGPAIIWSSKLRASLGEGVDPWGITLYFLMAMFLCSCAIISASYWWMNRYVLTDPRFYNPAELKAKKSKPKMSMGESFSYLLRSPYMLLLAVLVICYGICINLVEVTWKSQLKMQFPNPNDYSAFMGNFSFWTGVVSVIVMLFIGGNVIRRFGWLTGALVTPIMVLITGAVFFALVIFRDHATGLVAALGTTPLMLAVIVGAVQNILSKSTKYALFDATKEMAYIPLDQEQKVKGKAAIDVVAARFGKSGGSLIQQGLLVICGSIGAMTPFLAIALFAIIMVWLTSATKLNKLFLAASAAKDRELAEAEAATEKAASSTAKEASPAVEGI is encoded by the coding sequence ATGACTCAAACCGCGGAAAAACCTTTTGGAAAATTGCGCTCTTTCATTTGGCCAATACACATGCATGAGCTAAAGAAAGTTCTGCCAATGTTCCTAATGTTCTTCTGTATTTCATTCAATTACACGATTTTGAGAGATACAAAAGATACTCTTATCGTTACAGCACCGGGATCTGGGGCGGAAGCTATTCCTTTCATTAAATTATGGCTGGTGGTCCCTTCTGCTGTTGTGTTCATGCTTATCTATGCCAAGTTAAGCAACATTTTGAGCAAACAGGCTCTTTTCTTTGCAGTGCTCTCACCTTTCGTCGTATTTTTTGCACTGTTCCCTGTACTTATCTATCCGTATCGTCACATTCTTCACCCAACAGCCTTCGCTGATACATTGCAATCAATACTCCCTTCGGGATTCATGGGTTTCATTGCGATGTTGCGTAACTGGACATTTGCAGCATTCTACGTGCTTTCTGAACTTTGGGGAAGCGTTATGCTCTCTCTAATGTTTTGGGGATTTGCTAACGAAATTACAAAAATTAGTGAAGCTAAACGCTTCTACGCTCTTTTTGGAGTTGGAGCCAATGTTGCTCTCTTAATTTCTGGGCCAGCTATTATATGGTCTTCTAAACTACGCGCAAGCCTCGGCGAAGGAGTTGATCCTTGGGGAATTACTCTTTACTTCTTAATGGCTATGTTTCTTTGCTCCTGCGCTATCATCTCTGCCAGCTATTGGTGGATGAACCGGTATGTGCTTACGGATCCTAGATTCTATAATCCTGCAGAACTAAAGGCTAAGAAATCTAAGCCTAAGATGAGCATGGGTGAGAGCTTCTCTTATCTGTTAAGATCTCCTTACATGTTACTTCTTGCTGTTTTGGTTATTTGCTATGGAATCTGCATCAACCTCGTTGAAGTAACTTGGAAGAGCCAACTTAAAATGCAATTCCCTAATCCTAATGATTACAGTGCTTTCATGGGGAACTTCTCTTTCTGGACTGGAGTTGTATCTGTGATCGTTATGCTTTTCATTGGTGGTAACGTTATCCGTAGATTCGGCTGGTTAACAGGAGCTTTGGTTACGCCTATCATGGTTCTCATAACAGGAGCTGTTTTCTTTGCTCTTGTTATCTTCAGAGACCATGCAACTGGATTAGTCGCAGCTTTGGGCACGACTCCTTTAATGCTAGCAGTCATTGTAGGAGCTGTCCAAAATATTCTGTCGAAATCAACTAAGTATGCCCTTTTTGATGCAACTAAAGAAATGGCCTACATTCCTTTGGATCAGGAACAAAAAGTTAAAGGGAAAGCTGCTATCGACGTTGTTGCGGCTAGATTCGGTAAATCAGGAGGCTCTTTAATTCAACAAGGTCTTTTGGTTATTTGCGGAAGTATCGGCGCTATGACTCCGTTCTTAGCTATAGCACTCTTTGCGATCATCATGGTCTGGTTAACATCCGCAACCAAACTGAACAAACTGTTCTTGGCAGCTTCTGCTGCTAAAGATCGGGAATTGGCAGAAGCCGAAGCTGCTACAGAGAAGGCTGCTTCTTCTACAGCTAAGGAAGCTTCTCCTGCCGTAGAGGGTATTTAA
- the lepA gene encoding translation elongation factor 4: protein MKPYKIENIRNFSIIAHIDHGKSTVADRLLESTSTIEQREMREQLLDSMDLERERGITIKAHPVTMTYEYEGEIYELNLIDTPGHVDFSYEVSRSLAACEGALLIVDAAQGVQAQSLANVYLALERDLEIIPVLNKIDLPAAQPEAIKKQIEEFIGLDTSNAVACSAKTGQGIPEILESIIRLVPPPKPPQETELKALIFDSHYDPYVGIMVYVRVISGEIKKGDRITFMATKGSSFEILGIGAFLPEATLIEGSLRAGQVGYFIANLKKVKDVKIGDTVTTVKHPAKEPLEGFKEIKPVVFAGIYPIDSSDFDTLKDALGRLQLNDSALTIEQESSHSLGFGFRCGFLGLLHLEIIFERISREFDLDIIATAPSVIYKVVFKNGKTLFIDNPTAYPDPALIEHMEEPWVHVNIITPQEYLSNIMSLCMDKRGVCLKTDMLDQHRLVLSYELPLNEIVSDFNDKLKSVTKGYGSFDYRLGDYKKGSIIKLEILINDETVDAFSCLVHRDKAESKGRSICEKLVEVIPPQLFKIPIQAAINKKIIARETIRALAKNVTAKCYGGDITRKRKLWEKQKKGKKRMKEFGKVSIPNTAFVQVLKME, encoded by the coding sequence TTGAAACCGTATAAAATTGAGAACATTCGTAATTTTTCTATCATTGCCCATATTGACCACGGAAAATCTACTGTCGCAGATCGCTTGCTAGAAAGTACAAGTACCATCGAGCAACGAGAAATGCGTGAACAACTTTTAGATTCTATGGATCTGGAAAGAGAGCGTGGTATTACTATCAAAGCTCATCCAGTCACAATGACGTATGAATATGAGGGAGAAATTTACGAACTGAATCTGATAGATACTCCTGGTCACGTAGATTTTTCTTATGAAGTTTCTCGGTCTCTAGCAGCTTGTGAAGGCGCTCTGCTTATCGTTGACGCTGCACAAGGAGTCCAGGCTCAAAGCCTAGCTAATGTATATCTAGCATTAGAACGCGATTTAGAAATCATTCCTGTATTAAACAAAATCGACCTTCCTGCAGCCCAACCCGAAGCAATAAAAAAACAAATCGAAGAATTTATTGGGCTAGATACCTCTAATGCTGTCGCTTGTTCAGCAAAAACCGGTCAAGGAATTCCAGAAATTTTAGAGTCTATCATAAGGCTCGTGCCACCACCAAAACCTCCTCAAGAGACAGAACTCAAAGCTCTTATTTTTGACTCTCATTACGATCCTTATGTTGGGATCATGGTCTATGTGCGCGTCATTAGTGGAGAAATCAAAAAAGGTGATCGTATTACCTTTATGGCAACTAAAGGCTCTTCCTTTGAAATTTTAGGAATCGGAGCATTCTTGCCAGAAGCAACCTTAATAGAGGGCTCCTTACGAGCAGGACAAGTAGGTTACTTCATTGCGAACTTAAAAAAGGTTAAAGATGTAAAAATAGGGGATACTGTCACCACAGTTAAGCATCCTGCCAAAGAGCCTTTAGAGGGGTTTAAAGAAATTAAACCCGTAGTATTTGCGGGGATTTACCCTATAGATTCTTCGGATTTTGATACCCTTAAAGATGCCTTAGGCCGGTTACAACTTAATGACTCAGCTCTTACAATTGAGCAAGAGAGCAGTCACTCTCTTGGATTCGGATTCCGTTGTGGTTTTTTAGGTCTTCTTCACTTAGAAATCATCTTCGAGAGAATTTCTCGAGAGTTTGATCTTGATATTATTGCTACAGCTCCTAGTGTTATCTATAAAGTGGTCTTCAAAAATGGTAAAACCCTTTTCATTGATAATCCAACAGCATACCCAGACCCAGCTTTGATTGAGCATATGGAAGAGCCTTGGGTTCATGTAAACATCATTACTCCCCAAGAATATCTCAGCAATATCATGAGCCTTTGTATGGATAAACGCGGAGTCTGTTTAAAAACAGACATGCTTGACCAACATAGGCTTGTTCTTTCGTATGAACTTCCTCTTAACGAAATTGTTTCTGATTTTAACGATAAGCTCAAATCTGTTACTAAGGGATACGGTTCTTTTGATTACCGTCTTGGAGATTACAAAAAAGGTTCTATAATCAAACTAGAAATTCTTATTAACGATGAGACCGTGGATGCGTTTTCTTGTCTTGTACACAGAGACAAAGCAGAATCTAAGGGAAGAAGTATCTGTGAAAAACTTGTAGAAGTTATCCCTCCCCAACTCTTTAAAATTCCGATTCAAGCAGCTATCAATAAAAAAATTATTGCTAGAGAGACTATTCGTGCATTGGCAAAGAATGTAACAGCAAAATGCTACGGAGGAGATATCACAAGAAAACGTAAATTGTGGGAAAAACAGAAAAAAGGGAAGAAACGAATGAAAGAATTTGGGAAAGTATCTATTCCTAATACAGCTTTCGTCCAAGTTCTTAAAATGGAATAA
- the gnd gene encoding decarboxylating NADP(+)-dependent phosphogluconate dehydrogenase: protein MAPNTDIGLIGLAVMGKNLVLNMIDKGFSVSVYNRSPEKTKAFLENHGENGVLQGFSTIKEFVQSLKRPRKIMMMIKAGVPVDEMIASLLPFLEEGDVLIDGGNSYYLDSERRYVDLKKERILFVGMGVSGGEEGARKGPSIMPGGNADAWPIIAPIFQSIAAQVDGKPCCSWIGAGGAGHFVKAVHNGIEYGDIQLICETYEILKSRLQFSSEEIGDIFSRWNQTDLNSYLIGAAAAVLMAKDEDGNPIASTILDVAGQKGTGRWVAEDAIEAGVPMSLIIESVLARYLSTWKEIRKEASLELPGIPFLHHPPQETLSFIEDLREALYVAKIISYAQGFMLMKQVSEEKGWNLDLGELALIWRGGCIIQSVFLDKIYQGFRESPDAHSLMLQDYFKKVLFNSETSFRRAVLHAIGAGVAIPCLSAALSFYDGYRTADSPLFLAQGLRDYFGAHGYERKDRPRGEFYHTDWLGTKETVRV, encoded by the coding sequence GTGGCTCCAAATACAGATATTGGGTTGATTGGTTTGGCTGTAATGGGCAAAAACCTTGTATTGAACATGATAGATAAAGGGTTTTCTGTCTCTGTTTATAATCGAAGCCCAGAGAAGACAAAGGCTTTCTTAGAAAATCATGGAGAGAATGGGGTTCTGCAAGGATTTTCTACGATTAAAGAGTTCGTTCAATCTTTGAAACGTCCTCGTAAGATTATGATGATGATCAAAGCGGGGGTTCCTGTTGATGAAATGATTGCCTCTCTTCTTCCTTTTTTGGAGGAAGGAGATGTTCTGATTGATGGGGGGAATAGTTATTACCTGGATTCCGAGCGTCGCTATGTCGATCTCAAAAAAGAACGAATTTTATTCGTCGGTATGGGAGTCTCTGGAGGGGAAGAAGGTGCTCGGAAGGGACCCTCTATTATGCCAGGAGGGAATGCTGATGCCTGGCCTATTATCGCTCCTATTTTTCAGTCAATAGCTGCTCAGGTTGATGGTAAACCTTGCTGTTCTTGGATTGGTGCAGGAGGAGCTGGGCATTTTGTGAAAGCAGTTCATAATGGTATAGAATATGGAGATATTCAGTTAATTTGTGAAACTTATGAGATATTGAAATCTCGTCTTCAATTTTCTTCTGAAGAGATAGGAGATATCTTTTCTAGATGGAATCAGACAGATCTGAATAGTTATCTCATAGGGGCTGCAGCTGCTGTGTTAATGGCAAAAGATGAGGATGGGAATCCTATAGCTTCAACTATTCTTGATGTGGCAGGACAGAAAGGGACAGGGCGTTGGGTTGCTGAAGATGCTATTGAAGCAGGGGTTCCTATGTCACTGATTATTGAGTCTGTTCTAGCTCGTTATCTGTCGACTTGGAAAGAGATTCGTAAGGAAGCTTCGTTGGAATTGCCCGGGATTCCGTTTCTTCATCATCCTCCACAAGAGACTTTATCGTTCATAGAAGATTTGAGAGAAGCCCTTTATGTAGCAAAGATTATCAGCTATGCTCAAGGATTTATGCTAATGAAGCAGGTCTCTGAGGAAAAAGGATGGAATCTGGATCTGGGTGAACTAGCTTTGATATGGCGCGGAGGTTGTATTATACAGAGCGTGTTCTTAGATAAAATTTATCAAGGATTTAGAGAAAGTCCAGATGCTCATTCGCTTATGTTACAAGATTATTTCAAAAAAGTTCTGTTCAACTCTGAAACGAGTTTCCGAAGGGCAGTTCTGCATGCTATTGGAGCTGGTGTAGCTATTCCTTGTCTATCGGCTGCTTTGTCATTTTATGATGGATATCGGACCGCAGATTCTCCTTTGTTTTTAGCGCAAGGATTGCGGGATTATTTCGGAGCTCACGGTTACGAGCGAAAGGATCGTCCTCGTGGAGAGTTTTACCACACAGATTGGTTAGGAACTAAGGAAACCGTAAGAGTTTAG
- the tyrS gene encoding tyrosine--tRNA ligase, with translation MQQLIESLRKRGILDNSSAGLENITAPVSAYLGFDPTAPSLHIGHWIGVCFLRRLLAYGITPVALVGGATGMIGDPSGKSVERSLLDQAQVLDNTEKIISALASYLPGVRIVNNADWLGSLSMVDFLRDVGKHFRLGPMLAKDVVKQRVYSEEGISYTEFSYLLLQSYDFAYLFKQHNVVLQCGGSDQWGNITSGIDYIRRRGLGQAYGLTYPLLTDSKGKKIGKTESGTVWLDPTLTSSYELFQYFLRLPDQEIPKIVRTLTLLDNEEVFALDKRLVTDPQVVKRYVADIIVKDVHGDEGLAQAQAATESFFVSKGKEISESELAALIQSGVGVKVARADVIGKRWLDIVVQLGFCASKGEARRLIQQRGLYINQEPLIDEQGILDGTQLCFGRYILISQGKKKKQVIDLN, from the coding sequence ATGCAACAATTAATCGAAAGCCTTCGGAAACGGGGGATTTTAGATAATTCTTCCGCAGGGTTAGAAAATATAACTGCTCCTGTTTCTGCATATCTGGGCTTCGATCCGACGGCTCCTTCTTTACATATAGGACACTGGATTGGTGTTTGTTTTCTGCGTCGATTATTAGCATATGGAATTACGCCCGTCGCTCTTGTTGGAGGAGCAACAGGAATGATAGGGGACCCTTCAGGGAAAAGTGTAGAGCGCTCATTATTAGATCAAGCTCAAGTACTTGATAATACTGAAAAGATTATATCTGCCCTTGCTAGCTATTTACCTGGTGTTCGTATTGTCAACAATGCTGATTGGTTAGGATCTTTGAGCATGGTTGATTTTCTCAGAGATGTTGGGAAACATTTTCGTCTGGGCCCAATGTTAGCTAAAGATGTAGTGAAACAACGGGTGTATTCTGAGGAAGGGATCAGTTACACTGAGTTCAGTTACTTGTTATTACAGTCCTACGATTTTGCATATCTTTTCAAACAACATAATGTTGTATTGCAATGTGGAGGAAGTGATCAGTGGGGGAATATTACATCAGGAATCGACTATATTCGTCGGCGAGGATTGGGACAAGCCTACGGACTCACTTATCCTTTGCTAACTGATAGCAAAGGGAAGAAAATTGGGAAAACAGAATCTGGGACTGTTTGGTTGGATCCCACATTAACATCTTCTTACGAATTGTTTCAGTATTTCTTACGTTTACCAGATCAAGAAATCCCCAAAATAGTACGAACTCTCACTTTACTTGATAATGAAGAAGTTTTTGCTCTTGATAAGCGTCTAGTTACTGATCCACAAGTCGTAAAGAGATACGTTGCGGATATTATTGTTAAGGATGTTCACGGTGACGAGGGGTTAGCCCAGGCACAAGCTGCTACAGAAAGCTTTTTTGTTAGTAAGGGCAAGGAAATCTCTGAGTCAGAACTGGCTGCTTTAATTCAGTCTGGAGTTGGTGTTAAAGTTGCGCGAGCAGATGTGATAGGAAAGCGCTGGTTGGATATCGTTGTGCAACTTGGTTTTTGTGCTTCAAAAGGAGAGGCGAGAAGACTGATTCAGCAGCGGGGACTTTATATTAACCAAGAGCCTTTGATAGATGAGCAAGGCATTCTAGATGGTACACAGTTATGCTTTGGTCGGTATATTCTTATTTCCCAAGGGAAGAAGAAAAAACAGGTTATAGATCTTAACTAG
- a CDS encoding FliA/WhiG family RNA polymerase sigma factor, protein MKTQDLADTWQLYWSTKEVQHRDFLIEAYLPLVKNVAHRLASGMPPHVKIEDLYASGVEGLVRAVERFDPEKSKRFESYALFVIKAAIIDDLRKQDWVPRSVYQRANRLTDAMDSLRQTLGKEPTDGDLCEYLNISQQELSYWFSSSRPALVLSLNDDFSSQDDDEGLALEERIADERAETGYDVIKRKEAISILTEALLSLDEKEQQVMALYYYDDLVLKEIGKILGVSESRVSQIHSKALLKLRGTLSSLL, encoded by the coding sequence GTGAAGACTCAGGATCTCGCAGATACTTGGCAACTGTATTGGTCGACTAAAGAAGTCCAGCATAGGGATTTTTTGATCGAAGCTTACCTTCCTCTTGTGAAAAATGTAGCGCATCGGCTCGCATCAGGTATGCCTCCGCATGTGAAGATAGAGGATCTGTATGCTTCCGGAGTGGAGGGATTAGTTCGAGCTGTTGAGCGGTTTGATCCAGAAAAAAGTAAGCGATTTGAAAGTTATGCTCTTTTCGTTATTAAGGCGGCGATCATTGATGATCTGCGTAAACAGGATTGGGTGCCAAGAAGTGTTTATCAGAGAGCAAACAGATTAACTGATGCAATGGATTCATTGAGGCAGACTCTTGGAAAGGAGCCTACTGATGGAGATTTGTGTGAGTATTTGAATATTTCACAGCAGGAATTATCATATTGGTTTTCTTCCTCTCGACCAGCTCTTGTTCTTTCTCTGAACGATGATTTTTCCTCTCAAGATGATGATGAAGGTTTGGCTTTAGAAGAAAGAATTGCAGATGAACGAGCGGAAACCGGGTATGATGTTATTAAAAGAAAAGAAGCTATTTCTATTCTGACAGAAGCGCTGCTTTCTCTTGATGAGAAGGAGCAGCAAGTCATGGCTTTATACTATTATGACGATTTGGTGTTAAAAGAAATCGGGAAGATTTTAGGGGTCAGCGAATCTCGGGTTTCTCAAATTCACTCTAAAGCCTTATTAAAGTTACGGGGCACGTTATCGAGCCTGTTGTAG